From a region of the Sander lucioperca isolate FBNREF2018 chromosome 8, SLUC_FBN_1.2, whole genome shotgun sequence genome:
- the map3k19 gene encoding mitogen-activated protein kinase kinase kinase 19 isoform X3 codes for MSLLALDKYPCQDLDSEFGDSDIELDLESLCPYQSTAASPTQTPTHQHGFLLYSHTGEVLESPGYPPLSDHHKGLQQDKGIPLCFQNAMETLRDIRQAYQDAGRGSSRGGFSLPSLGDNSRRWSHLDPAPSPGVLNTRTSCLPVPPKHRQRTRSVVAASPSSTGLLSVAEHSQLSQSAPSIMEPLLCSTTMMQARAHIQTRLGSQDTVNQQKFSQGPLPALHPRTPKLLAPLDRRPRDIAALPELKPHIPLKPISRSPLCSRSRLRREKLYWGSPRTGPLTTKGGSEESGSSSSISSQSSIDLEDEEDERDMRERASGERHLKFVGDRLLPHSNDVSSTEADLVEETRQHFKVQSRISHIPAIHRSAHDLDGEPINHTSDLLSTKKATNSHCEGKATNVNYTKEPVDSQSFIKCNYAQQGDTVNNEIPITSKSKEEKNDVGCTPEPEISHGITFNMNNDQGHVVACSEETYRNDLQDIKQTERTIKVSCFEEIRVDNPIPRREDGNLTTSITEEKIQLFTPAVNLPQSSTGPKRAERMLKALKPVRNKERRTNMNCELRANIQTSQQSFNVLAHKDRSILNRNKSKNNPKYSSLSTQVKDKTRKSPELIIGGETVTKVKSKLKSVKGAHCYTGTPSPRKKLIDQGKRVNPPLRELKSIRQLKRPGLAGTPRSKSAVDFITYKDMFQEIQSGDEGPAIYEMFAGPIYDNLRVSSSSEKVKDRQVQSAPPRKSQQCHKVKHRPLKQAQRKSLGESVVVSAKSKQKLASSRVKTHKPVPRKGTHKIKDMPKSDGYAEAELALSKDVDICQTTAQDTILSTIEEALSRYGSETIKSHDKTLTMPTGSSHAKDYSHLHMNMQEIGNPNRSFPKPVLSQSPEQLKVNTWASSSSNHTTMSPVYQKFLDEVGDGPLTDDLLQCLAEELISLDERNVSIGSENMESNREDERVSGRNKIPEVNSKDSAALLGSGLVVDDAITWTKGEVLGRGAYGTVYCGLTSQGQLIAVKQVRLDASDPDDAKREYSRLQGEVELLKTLRHTNIVGFLGTSLYQHVVSIFMEYVPGGSIASILHRFGPLPERVLALYTHQILKGVAFLHLNRVIHRDLKGNNVMLMPTGVIKLIDFGCARRLSCLNHTASNSGDLLKSVHGTPYWMAPEVINETGYGRKSDIWSVGCTVFEMATGKPPLAHMDKMAALFYIGAQRGLMPSLPDGFSDNAKNFVAVSLTSDQRLRPSADQLLKHVFIPQSETEENSWETQKKNCCGHPEGRCG; via the exons ataAGGGAATCCCCCTCTGTTTCCAAAACGCCATGGAAACACTGAGAGACATCAGGCAAGCCTACCAGGATGCAGGGAGGGGAAGCAG CAGAGGAGGTTTTTCTCTGCCGAGCCTGGGCGACAACAGCAGACGCTGGAGCCATCTGGATCCTGCTCCCTCACCTGGTGTGCTGAATACCAGGACCTCCTGCCTGCCAGTACCCCCTAAACACAG GCAGAGAACAAGAAGTGTGGTTGCTGCATCCCCATCCTCTACCGGTCTGCTGTCTGTGGCTGAGCACAGCCAGCTCAGCCAATCAGCCCCCAGCATCATGGAACCACTACTGTGTTCAACCACTATGATGCAGGCCAGAGCACACATTCAAACCC GACTGGGTTCTCAAGACACTGTAAATCAACAAAAG TTCTCGCAGGGTCCCTTGCCGGCTCTGCATCCCAGAACGCCCAAGCTGTTGGCACCACTAGACAGAAGGCCCAGGGACATTGCAGCTCTGCCAGAACTAAAGCCCCACATTCCCCTGAAGCCCATCAGCCGGAGCCCGCTTTGCTCCAGGAGTCGgctgaggagagagaagctgtACTGGGGCAGCCCACGCACTGGCCCTCTGACCACTAAAGGGGGTAGTGAGGAGAGCGgttccagcagcagcattagcagccAGAGTTCCATCGACCTGGAGGATGAGGAAGATGAGAGGGATATGCGTGAGAGAGCTTCCGGAGAAAGACATCTGAAGTTCGTAGGAGACAGGTTGTTGCCGCATTCAAACGATGTGAGCTCCACTGAGGCTGATTTGGTTGAGGAGACCCGGCAGCATTTTAAAGTTCAGTCAAGGATCAGTCATATTCCAGCGATCCACAGATCAGCACATGACCTGGATGGAGAGCCTATCAATCATACAAGTGATCTTCTCAGCACTAAAAAAGCTACGAACTCTCACTGTGAAGGCAAAGCCACCAATGTGAACTATACAAAGGAGCCTGTTGACAGTCAGTCCTTTATAAAATGTAACTATGCACAACAAGGAGACACTGTGAACAATGAAATACCTATCACATCAAAGTCTAAGGAAGAAAAGAACGATGTGGGCTGCACCCCGGAGCCTGAGATTAGCCATGGGATAACATTTAATATGAATAATGACCAAGGTCATGTTGTTGCATGCTCTGAAGAGACATACAGAAATGACCTGCAGGATatcaaacagacagaaagaacaataaaggtttcctGTTTTGAAGAAATCAGAGTAGATAACCCAATCCCTCGTAGAGAGGATGGAAATTTAACTACTAGCATTACTGAGGAGAAAATTCAGTTATTTACTCCAGCTGTAAACCTTCCACAATCAAGCACGGGTCCCAAGAGAGCTGAGAGGATGTTGAAAGCCTTAAAGCCTGTCCGAAACAAAGAGAGAAGAACCAACATGAACTGTGAACTAAGAGCAAACATTCAAACCAGCCAGCAGTCCTTCAACGTTCTAGCACACAAAGACCGAAGCATCCTAAATCGAAACAAGTCCAAAAACAATCCGAAGTACTCCTCACTTTCCACACAAGTTAAAgataaaaccaggaaaagcCCCGAGCTAATAATTGGTGGAGAGACAGTGACAAAAGTAAAGTCAAAGCTTAAATCTGTTAAAGGTGCTCATTGTTACACTGGCACCCCGTCACCACGAAAGAAGCTTATTGATCAGGGCAAAAGAGTAAATCCACCGTTGAGGGAGCTGAAGAGCATCCGTCAGTTGAAGAGACCAGGTCTAGCTGGGACACCGAGGTCTAAATCTGCCGTGGACTTCATCACCTACAAAGACATGTTTCAGGAGATACAGAGTGGGGACGAAGGACCGGCCATCTACGAGATGTTTGCTGGTCCGATCTATGATAACCTACGAGTTTCCAGCTCCAGTGAGAAAGTAAAGGACAGACAAGTGCAGTCTGCTCCACCGAGGAAGTCACAACAGTGCCATAAAGTCAAACACAGACCATTGAAACAAGCACAGAGGAAAAGTCTGGGGGAGAGTGTAGTGGTTTCAGctaaaagcaaacaaaaactTGCGTCCTCCAGGGTTAAAACTCACAAACCTGTACCAAGGAAAGGCACACACAAAATCAAGGATATGCCTAAATCAGATGGGTACGCAGAGGCTGAGTTAGCTCTCTCTAAGGATGTTGACATTTGTCAGACAACCGCTCAAGATACTATCTTATCTACCATAGAGGAGGCTCTTTCTAGATATGGGTCTGAAACAATCAAATCTCATGACAAAACACTGACTATGCCAACAGGTTCATCTCATGCTAAAGATTATAGTCACCTGCACATGAATATGCAAGAAATAGGAAACCCAAACCGATCATTTCCTAAGCCTGTGTTATCTCAAAGCCCCGAACAGCTAAAGGTTAATACATGGGCGTCTTCCAGCAGCAACCACACCACCATGTCACCAGTTTACCAGAAGTTTCTGGATGAGGTGGGGGACGGGCCGCTTACAGATGACCTGCTGCAATGTCTGGCCGAGGAGCTGATCTCATTGGATGAGAGGAATGTATCCATAGGCTCCGAAAACATGGAGTCCAACAGAGAAGACGAGCGAGTGTCAGGAAGAAATAAAATTCCTGAG GTTAATTCAAAAGACAGTGCTGCTCTGCTTGGCTCTGGGTTGGTTGTGGATGACGCCATCACATGGACAAAGGGTGAAGTACTCGGCAGGGGAGCCTATGGGACA GTGTACTGTGGCCTGACCAGCCAGGGCCAGCTGATAGCTGTGAAGCAGGTGAGACTGGATGCCTCTGACCCCGACGACGCAAAGCGGGAGTACAGTCGTCTGCAGGGGGAAGTGGAGCTACTCAAAACCCTCAGACACACCAACATTGTGGGCTTCCTGGGTACCTCACTTTATCAGCATGTGGTTTCCATTTTCATGGAATACGTCCCAGGAGGATCCATCGCCAGCATCCTTCACAG GTTTGGCCCTCTGCCAGAGCGTGTCCTGGCTCTTTACACCCATCAGATCCTGAAAGGGGTGGCCTTCCTTCACCTGAACAGAGTGATTCATCGGGACTTGAAGGGAAACAATGTCATGCTGATGCCCACTGGCGTCATCAAGCTCATAGACTTTGGCTGTGCGCGGCGTCTCAGCTGCCTGAACCACACTGCCAGCAACAGTGGCGATCTGCTCAAGTCTGTCCACGGCACACCTTACTGGATGGCACCAGAG GTTATCAATGAGACAGGATATGGCAGGAAGTCAGATATATGGAGTGTGGGTTGCACTGTGTTTGAGATGGCCACAGGGAAACCACCACTGGCACACATGGACAAGATGGCTGCCTTGTTCTACATTGGGGCTCAAAGAGGGTTGATGCCCTCTTTACCAGATGGGTTTTCGGATAACGCCAAGAACTTTGTGGCAGTCAGCTTGACAAG TGACCAGAGACTACGGCCATCTGCAGACCAGCTGCTGAAGCATGTATTCATTCCTCAAAGTGAGACTGAAGAGAACTCTTGggaaacacagaaaaagaacTGCTGTGGTCACCCAGAGGGACGGTGTGGCTAA
- the map3k19 gene encoding mitogen-activated protein kinase kinase kinase 19 isoform X1, with amino-acid sequence MSLLALDKYPCQDLDSEFGDSDIELDLESLCPYQSTAASPTQTPTHQHGFLLYSHTGEVLESPGYPPLSDHHKGLQQADKGIPLCFQNAMETLRDIRQAYQDAGRGSSRGGFSLPSLGDNSRRWSHLDPAPSPGVLNTRTSCLPVPPKHRQRTRSVVAASPSSTGLLSVAEHSQLSQSAPSIMEPLLCSTTMMQARAHIQTRLGSQDTVNQQKFSQGPLPALHPRTPKLLAPLDRRPRDIAALPELKPHIPLKPISRSPLCSRSRLRREKLYWGSPRTGPLTTKGGSEESGSSSSISSQSSIDLEDEEDERDMRERASGERHLKFVGDRLLPHSNDVSSTEADLVEETRQHFKVQSRISHIPAIHRSAHDLDGEPINHTSDLLSTKKATNSHCEGKATNVNYTKEPVDSQSFIKCNYAQQGDTVNNEIPITSKSKEEKNDVGCTPEPEISHGITFNMNNDQGHVVACSEETYRNDLQDIKQTERTIKVSCFEEIRVDNPIPRREDGNLTTSITEEKIQLFTPAVNLPQSSTGPKRAERMLKALKPVRNKERRTNMNCELRANIQTSQQSFNVLAHKDRSILNRNKSKNNPKYSSLSTQVKDKTRKSPELIIGGETVTKVKSKLKSVKGAHCYTGTPSPRKKLIDQGKRVNPPLRELKSIRQLKRPGLAGTPRSKSAVDFITYKDMFQEIQSGDEGPAIYEMFAGPIYDNLRVSSSSEKVKDRQVQSAPPRKSQQCHKVKHRPLKQAQRKSLGESVVVSAKSKQKLASSRVKTHKPVPRKGTHKIKDMPKSDGYAEAELALSKDVDICQTTAQDTILSTIEEALSRYGSETIKSHDKTLTMPTGSSHAKDYSHLHMNMQEIGNPNRSFPKPVLSQSPEQLKVNTWASSSSNHTTMSPVYQKFLDEVGDGPLTDDLLQCLAEELISLDERNVSIGSENMESNREDERVSGRNKIPEVNSKDSAALLGSGLVVDDAITWTKGEVLGRGAYGTVYCGLTSQGQLIAVKQVRLDASDPDDAKREYSRLQGEVELLKTLRHTNIVGFLGTSLYQHVVSIFMEYVPGGSIASILHRFGPLPERVLALYTHQILKGVAFLHLNRVIHRDLKGNNVMLMPTGVIKLIDFGCARRLSCLNHTASNSGDLLKSVHGTPYWMAPEVINETGYGRKSDIWSVGCTVFEMATGKPPLAHMDKMAALFYIGAQRGLMPSLPDGFSDNAKNFVAVSLTSDQRLRPSADQLLKHVFIPQSETEENSWETQKKNCCGHPEGRCG; translated from the exons cagataAGGGAATCCCCCTCTGTTTCCAAAACGCCATGGAAACACTGAGAGACATCAGGCAAGCCTACCAGGATGCAGGGAGGGGAAGCAG CAGAGGAGGTTTTTCTCTGCCGAGCCTGGGCGACAACAGCAGACGCTGGAGCCATCTGGATCCTGCTCCCTCACCTGGTGTGCTGAATACCAGGACCTCCTGCCTGCCAGTACCCCCTAAACACAG GCAGAGAACAAGAAGTGTGGTTGCTGCATCCCCATCCTCTACCGGTCTGCTGTCTGTGGCTGAGCACAGCCAGCTCAGCCAATCAGCCCCCAGCATCATGGAACCACTACTGTGTTCAACCACTATGATGCAGGCCAGAGCACACATTCAAACCC GACTGGGTTCTCAAGACACTGTAAATCAACAAAAG TTCTCGCAGGGTCCCTTGCCGGCTCTGCATCCCAGAACGCCCAAGCTGTTGGCACCACTAGACAGAAGGCCCAGGGACATTGCAGCTCTGCCAGAACTAAAGCCCCACATTCCCCTGAAGCCCATCAGCCGGAGCCCGCTTTGCTCCAGGAGTCGgctgaggagagagaagctgtACTGGGGCAGCCCACGCACTGGCCCTCTGACCACTAAAGGGGGTAGTGAGGAGAGCGgttccagcagcagcattagcagccAGAGTTCCATCGACCTGGAGGATGAGGAAGATGAGAGGGATATGCGTGAGAGAGCTTCCGGAGAAAGACATCTGAAGTTCGTAGGAGACAGGTTGTTGCCGCATTCAAACGATGTGAGCTCCACTGAGGCTGATTTGGTTGAGGAGACCCGGCAGCATTTTAAAGTTCAGTCAAGGATCAGTCATATTCCAGCGATCCACAGATCAGCACATGACCTGGATGGAGAGCCTATCAATCATACAAGTGATCTTCTCAGCACTAAAAAAGCTACGAACTCTCACTGTGAAGGCAAAGCCACCAATGTGAACTATACAAAGGAGCCTGTTGACAGTCAGTCCTTTATAAAATGTAACTATGCACAACAAGGAGACACTGTGAACAATGAAATACCTATCACATCAAAGTCTAAGGAAGAAAAGAACGATGTGGGCTGCACCCCGGAGCCTGAGATTAGCCATGGGATAACATTTAATATGAATAATGACCAAGGTCATGTTGTTGCATGCTCTGAAGAGACATACAGAAATGACCTGCAGGATatcaaacagacagaaagaacaataaaggtttcctGTTTTGAAGAAATCAGAGTAGATAACCCAATCCCTCGTAGAGAGGATGGAAATTTAACTACTAGCATTACTGAGGAGAAAATTCAGTTATTTACTCCAGCTGTAAACCTTCCACAATCAAGCACGGGTCCCAAGAGAGCTGAGAGGATGTTGAAAGCCTTAAAGCCTGTCCGAAACAAAGAGAGAAGAACCAACATGAACTGTGAACTAAGAGCAAACATTCAAACCAGCCAGCAGTCCTTCAACGTTCTAGCACACAAAGACCGAAGCATCCTAAATCGAAACAAGTCCAAAAACAATCCGAAGTACTCCTCACTTTCCACACAAGTTAAAgataaaaccaggaaaagcCCCGAGCTAATAATTGGTGGAGAGACAGTGACAAAAGTAAAGTCAAAGCTTAAATCTGTTAAAGGTGCTCATTGTTACACTGGCACCCCGTCACCACGAAAGAAGCTTATTGATCAGGGCAAAAGAGTAAATCCACCGTTGAGGGAGCTGAAGAGCATCCGTCAGTTGAAGAGACCAGGTCTAGCTGGGACACCGAGGTCTAAATCTGCCGTGGACTTCATCACCTACAAAGACATGTTTCAGGAGATACAGAGTGGGGACGAAGGACCGGCCATCTACGAGATGTTTGCTGGTCCGATCTATGATAACCTACGAGTTTCCAGCTCCAGTGAGAAAGTAAAGGACAGACAAGTGCAGTCTGCTCCACCGAGGAAGTCACAACAGTGCCATAAAGTCAAACACAGACCATTGAAACAAGCACAGAGGAAAAGTCTGGGGGAGAGTGTAGTGGTTTCAGctaaaagcaaacaaaaactTGCGTCCTCCAGGGTTAAAACTCACAAACCTGTACCAAGGAAAGGCACACACAAAATCAAGGATATGCCTAAATCAGATGGGTACGCAGAGGCTGAGTTAGCTCTCTCTAAGGATGTTGACATTTGTCAGACAACCGCTCAAGATACTATCTTATCTACCATAGAGGAGGCTCTTTCTAGATATGGGTCTGAAACAATCAAATCTCATGACAAAACACTGACTATGCCAACAGGTTCATCTCATGCTAAAGATTATAGTCACCTGCACATGAATATGCAAGAAATAGGAAACCCAAACCGATCATTTCCTAAGCCTGTGTTATCTCAAAGCCCCGAACAGCTAAAGGTTAATACATGGGCGTCTTCCAGCAGCAACCACACCACCATGTCACCAGTTTACCAGAAGTTTCTGGATGAGGTGGGGGACGGGCCGCTTACAGATGACCTGCTGCAATGTCTGGCCGAGGAGCTGATCTCATTGGATGAGAGGAATGTATCCATAGGCTCCGAAAACATGGAGTCCAACAGAGAAGACGAGCGAGTGTCAGGAAGAAATAAAATTCCTGAG GTTAATTCAAAAGACAGTGCTGCTCTGCTTGGCTCTGGGTTGGTTGTGGATGACGCCATCACATGGACAAAGGGTGAAGTACTCGGCAGGGGAGCCTATGGGACA GTGTACTGTGGCCTGACCAGCCAGGGCCAGCTGATAGCTGTGAAGCAGGTGAGACTGGATGCCTCTGACCCCGACGACGCAAAGCGGGAGTACAGTCGTCTGCAGGGGGAAGTGGAGCTACTCAAAACCCTCAGACACACCAACATTGTGGGCTTCCTGGGTACCTCACTTTATCAGCATGTGGTTTCCATTTTCATGGAATACGTCCCAGGAGGATCCATCGCCAGCATCCTTCACAG GTTTGGCCCTCTGCCAGAGCGTGTCCTGGCTCTTTACACCCATCAGATCCTGAAAGGGGTGGCCTTCCTTCACCTGAACAGAGTGATTCATCGGGACTTGAAGGGAAACAATGTCATGCTGATGCCCACTGGCGTCATCAAGCTCATAGACTTTGGCTGTGCGCGGCGTCTCAGCTGCCTGAACCACACTGCCAGCAACAGTGGCGATCTGCTCAAGTCTGTCCACGGCACACCTTACTGGATGGCACCAGAG GTTATCAATGAGACAGGATATGGCAGGAAGTCAGATATATGGAGTGTGGGTTGCACTGTGTTTGAGATGGCCACAGGGAAACCACCACTGGCACACATGGACAAGATGGCTGCCTTGTTCTACATTGGGGCTCAAAGAGGGTTGATGCCCTCTTTACCAGATGGGTTTTCGGATAACGCCAAGAACTTTGTGGCAGTCAGCTTGACAAG TGACCAGAGACTACGGCCATCTGCAGACCAGCTGCTGAAGCATGTATTCATTCCTCAAAGTGAGACTGAAGAGAACTCTTGggaaacacagaaaaagaacTGCTGTGGTCACCCAGAGGGACGGTGTGGCTAA
- the map3k19 gene encoding mitogen-activated protein kinase kinase kinase 19 isoform X2 → MSLLALDKYPCQDLDSEFGDSDIELDLESLCPYQSTAASPTQTPTHQHGFLLYSHTGEVLESPGYPPLSDHHKGLQQADKGIPLCFQNAMETLRDIRQAYQDAGRGSRGGFSLPSLGDNSRRWSHLDPAPSPGVLNTRTSCLPVPPKHRQRTRSVVAASPSSTGLLSVAEHSQLSQSAPSIMEPLLCSTTMMQARAHIQTRLGSQDTVNQQKFSQGPLPALHPRTPKLLAPLDRRPRDIAALPELKPHIPLKPISRSPLCSRSRLRREKLYWGSPRTGPLTTKGGSEESGSSSSISSQSSIDLEDEEDERDMRERASGERHLKFVGDRLLPHSNDVSSTEADLVEETRQHFKVQSRISHIPAIHRSAHDLDGEPINHTSDLLSTKKATNSHCEGKATNVNYTKEPVDSQSFIKCNYAQQGDTVNNEIPITSKSKEEKNDVGCTPEPEISHGITFNMNNDQGHVVACSEETYRNDLQDIKQTERTIKVSCFEEIRVDNPIPRREDGNLTTSITEEKIQLFTPAVNLPQSSTGPKRAERMLKALKPVRNKERRTNMNCELRANIQTSQQSFNVLAHKDRSILNRNKSKNNPKYSSLSTQVKDKTRKSPELIIGGETVTKVKSKLKSVKGAHCYTGTPSPRKKLIDQGKRVNPPLRELKSIRQLKRPGLAGTPRSKSAVDFITYKDMFQEIQSGDEGPAIYEMFAGPIYDNLRVSSSSEKVKDRQVQSAPPRKSQQCHKVKHRPLKQAQRKSLGESVVVSAKSKQKLASSRVKTHKPVPRKGTHKIKDMPKSDGYAEAELALSKDVDICQTTAQDTILSTIEEALSRYGSETIKSHDKTLTMPTGSSHAKDYSHLHMNMQEIGNPNRSFPKPVLSQSPEQLKVNTWASSSSNHTTMSPVYQKFLDEVGDGPLTDDLLQCLAEELISLDERNVSIGSENMESNREDERVSGRNKIPEVNSKDSAALLGSGLVVDDAITWTKGEVLGRGAYGTVYCGLTSQGQLIAVKQVRLDASDPDDAKREYSRLQGEVELLKTLRHTNIVGFLGTSLYQHVVSIFMEYVPGGSIASILHRFGPLPERVLALYTHQILKGVAFLHLNRVIHRDLKGNNVMLMPTGVIKLIDFGCARRLSCLNHTASNSGDLLKSVHGTPYWMAPEVINETGYGRKSDIWSVGCTVFEMATGKPPLAHMDKMAALFYIGAQRGLMPSLPDGFSDNAKNFVAVSLTSDQRLRPSADQLLKHVFIPQSETEENSWETQKKNCCGHPEGRCG, encoded by the exons cagataAGGGAATCCCCCTCTGTTTCCAAAACGCCATGGAAACACTGAGAGACATCAGGCAAGCCTACCAGGATGCAGGGAGGGGAAGCAG AGGAGGTTTTTCTCTGCCGAGCCTGGGCGACAACAGCAGACGCTGGAGCCATCTGGATCCTGCTCCCTCACCTGGTGTGCTGAATACCAGGACCTCCTGCCTGCCAGTACCCCCTAAACACAG GCAGAGAACAAGAAGTGTGGTTGCTGCATCCCCATCCTCTACCGGTCTGCTGTCTGTGGCTGAGCACAGCCAGCTCAGCCAATCAGCCCCCAGCATCATGGAACCACTACTGTGTTCAACCACTATGATGCAGGCCAGAGCACACATTCAAACCC GACTGGGTTCTCAAGACACTGTAAATCAACAAAAG TTCTCGCAGGGTCCCTTGCCGGCTCTGCATCCCAGAACGCCCAAGCTGTTGGCACCACTAGACAGAAGGCCCAGGGACATTGCAGCTCTGCCAGAACTAAAGCCCCACATTCCCCTGAAGCCCATCAGCCGGAGCCCGCTTTGCTCCAGGAGTCGgctgaggagagagaagctgtACTGGGGCAGCCCACGCACTGGCCCTCTGACCACTAAAGGGGGTAGTGAGGAGAGCGgttccagcagcagcattagcagccAGAGTTCCATCGACCTGGAGGATGAGGAAGATGAGAGGGATATGCGTGAGAGAGCTTCCGGAGAAAGACATCTGAAGTTCGTAGGAGACAGGTTGTTGCCGCATTCAAACGATGTGAGCTCCACTGAGGCTGATTTGGTTGAGGAGACCCGGCAGCATTTTAAAGTTCAGTCAAGGATCAGTCATATTCCAGCGATCCACAGATCAGCACATGACCTGGATGGAGAGCCTATCAATCATACAAGTGATCTTCTCAGCACTAAAAAAGCTACGAACTCTCACTGTGAAGGCAAAGCCACCAATGTGAACTATACAAAGGAGCCTGTTGACAGTCAGTCCTTTATAAAATGTAACTATGCACAACAAGGAGACACTGTGAACAATGAAATACCTATCACATCAAAGTCTAAGGAAGAAAAGAACGATGTGGGCTGCACCCCGGAGCCTGAGATTAGCCATGGGATAACATTTAATATGAATAATGACCAAGGTCATGTTGTTGCATGCTCTGAAGAGACATACAGAAATGACCTGCAGGATatcaaacagacagaaagaacaataaaggtttcctGTTTTGAAGAAATCAGAGTAGATAACCCAATCCCTCGTAGAGAGGATGGAAATTTAACTACTAGCATTACTGAGGAGAAAATTCAGTTATTTACTCCAGCTGTAAACCTTCCACAATCAAGCACGGGTCCCAAGAGAGCTGAGAGGATGTTGAAAGCCTTAAAGCCTGTCCGAAACAAAGAGAGAAGAACCAACATGAACTGTGAACTAAGAGCAAACATTCAAACCAGCCAGCAGTCCTTCAACGTTCTAGCACACAAAGACCGAAGCATCCTAAATCGAAACAAGTCCAAAAACAATCCGAAGTACTCCTCACTTTCCACACAAGTTAAAgataaaaccaggaaaagcCCCGAGCTAATAATTGGTGGAGAGACAGTGACAAAAGTAAAGTCAAAGCTTAAATCTGTTAAAGGTGCTCATTGTTACACTGGCACCCCGTCACCACGAAAGAAGCTTATTGATCAGGGCAAAAGAGTAAATCCACCGTTGAGGGAGCTGAAGAGCATCCGTCAGTTGAAGAGACCAGGTCTAGCTGGGACACCGAGGTCTAAATCTGCCGTGGACTTCATCACCTACAAAGACATGTTTCAGGAGATACAGAGTGGGGACGAAGGACCGGCCATCTACGAGATGTTTGCTGGTCCGATCTATGATAACCTACGAGTTTCCAGCTCCAGTGAGAAAGTAAAGGACAGACAAGTGCAGTCTGCTCCACCGAGGAAGTCACAACAGTGCCATAAAGTCAAACACAGACCATTGAAACAAGCACAGAGGAAAAGTCTGGGGGAGAGTGTAGTGGTTTCAGctaaaagcaaacaaaaactTGCGTCCTCCAGGGTTAAAACTCACAAACCTGTACCAAGGAAAGGCACACACAAAATCAAGGATATGCCTAAATCAGATGGGTACGCAGAGGCTGAGTTAGCTCTCTCTAAGGATGTTGACATTTGTCAGACAACCGCTCAAGATACTATCTTATCTACCATAGAGGAGGCTCTTTCTAGATATGGGTCTGAAACAATCAAATCTCATGACAAAACACTGACTATGCCAACAGGTTCATCTCATGCTAAAGATTATAGTCACCTGCACATGAATATGCAAGAAATAGGAAACCCAAACCGATCATTTCCTAAGCCTGTGTTATCTCAAAGCCCCGAACAGCTAAAGGTTAATACATGGGCGTCTTCCAGCAGCAACCACACCACCATGTCACCAGTTTACCAGAAGTTTCTGGATGAGGTGGGGGACGGGCCGCTTACAGATGACCTGCTGCAATGTCTGGCCGAGGAGCTGATCTCATTGGATGAGAGGAATGTATCCATAGGCTCCGAAAACATGGAGTCCAACAGAGAAGACGAGCGAGTGTCAGGAAGAAATAAAATTCCTGAG GTTAATTCAAAAGACAGTGCTGCTCTGCTTGGCTCTGGGTTGGTTGTGGATGACGCCATCACATGGACAAAGGGTGAAGTACTCGGCAGGGGAGCCTATGGGACA GTGTACTGTGGCCTGACCAGCCAGGGCCAGCTGATAGCTGTGAAGCAGGTGAGACTGGATGCCTCTGACCCCGACGACGCAAAGCGGGAGTACAGTCGTCTGCAGGGGGAAGTGGAGCTACTCAAAACCCTCAGACACACCAACATTGTGGGCTTCCTGGGTACCTCACTTTATCAGCATGTGGTTTCCATTTTCATGGAATACGTCCCAGGAGGATCCATCGCCAGCATCCTTCACAG GTTTGGCCCTCTGCCAGAGCGTGTCCTGGCTCTTTACACCCATCAGATCCTGAAAGGGGTGGCCTTCCTTCACCTGAACAGAGTGATTCATCGGGACTTGAAGGGAAACAATGTCATGCTGATGCCCACTGGCGTCATCAAGCTCATAGACTTTGGCTGTGCGCGGCGTCTCAGCTGCCTGAACCACACTGCCAGCAACAGTGGCGATCTGCTCAAGTCTGTCCACGGCACACCTTACTGGATGGCACCAGAG GTTATCAATGAGACAGGATATGGCAGGAAGTCAGATATATGGAGTGTGGGTTGCACTGTGTTTGAGATGGCCACAGGGAAACCACCACTGGCACACATGGACAAGATGGCTGCCTTGTTCTACATTGGGGCTCAAAGAGGGTTGATGCCCTCTTTACCAGATGGGTTTTCGGATAACGCCAAGAACTTTGTGGCAGTCAGCTTGACAAG TGACCAGAGACTACGGCCATCTGCAGACCAGCTGCTGAAGCATGTATTCATTCCTCAAAGTGAGACTGAAGAGAACTCTTGggaaacacagaaaaagaacTGCTGTGGTCACCCAGAGGGACGGTGTGGCTAA